Proteins co-encoded in one Aquincola tertiaricarbonis genomic window:
- a CDS encoding SdrD B-like domain-containing protein, with translation MAVLTYSTVVNVYEDTNQDFDIAALLQQAGYTANGALTIQSLLVSDGNGGYVPAPTALFSQVDGDTVRVSAAAVPNYFGSFDTLSLVFSTGSDVITLSLKVIIDPVNDAPSGADSTVSLTDGAAYVLKESDFGFSDVDGNNFKSVVFGAQPATGQALYNGVPITPGTEVSVADIRAGLVTFQPAQGATGTVGLSFQVRDDGGLVGTGAADLDPTPNVLSFQLPALASMGDRVWLDSNGNGLQDSSEAGFSGVTVKLLNASGAVVATTTTDAAGNYLFQGLLPGQYKVQVVTPDGYKFTTADAGTNDAIDSDVVWNGTGTNTGTSALVTLAAGENNTSVDAGLKVCLVKVGDTIWWDANGNGVQDTGERGVAGVSIKLTSAGSDGVFGTADDSVRTTTTDANGKYAFDDVAWGKYKLTLDTPDGFAVTKADAGTNDAVDSDFRAVTTTTSVNLITNGSFENLDCGVPVGWCGLGDIIEAGKASTYGVTGATGSTVVELDARYTFSLLGGTGLYQDVKTTAGQSYQLSVDVAARAGTKLSTNTVEVWWNNTRIATIDPTSTTLKTYSFSVTGTGANDRLSFREQCGDDDSVGGIIDNVKLIGTTSSTVYEAGFQVASCDDNLTLDGGLVVTKPATLGNKVWFDQDGNGLQDDCEPGAAGVTVRLLDAAGAVVATTVTDSTGGYLFTGLPPGQYAVQVVAPAGQMFTSANIGSNDGIDSDVVWTGNGNTATSGLVTLAVGETNLTVDAGLKPIVASIGDRVWSDTNGNGLQDAGEGGVAGVSVKLIGAGVDGLFNTADDTSRVTVTDANGKYLFDNVGVGTYKVAIALPSGYLLSAADVGSNDAIDSDFRAVSSYTAGPNLVTNGSFEDVAGCVTGWSTLSGYNVQAATGLTWGVTGVSGDLAVQLDSEYNWGKGSGIYQDVVTEKGQTYQLSVDLASRAGTSIDTNTVEVWWNGSRIASIDPATTKLTTYTFTVTGTGGADRLTFREQAGDDDGVGGIIDNVRLTTMPWAYETAAFQVTSATDNLTIDAGLTPHSVISLVGASAIYEGCSAGYQLTLDHALTVDTKVFVSFTNGTATMETNPGAYVPWNMPSTIINDYSARDANGNYVTQSGGGFYVTIKAGQVTSDTFTIDAWQEYPNSKPNVGLAEAPWETLQIKLSGGNSLTEFAETSKTVSIGDTTTYNTYSPIVLDLDGNGIQTKALIDAGGTFDLLGTGQAVKSGWISGGDGFLAVDANHNGRIDDISELFGSAERGVGFAKLASFDSNGDGVVDANDARFSELSIWQDANGNHQTDAGELHTLAELGIASLNTAYTDLDLNQLGNLLGEASTATRADGSSIDMVDVYFNVYADEAAAAKAALPALDGLLSQDDALLHHAFAGGAPAAAGGCAGCPAPANDATALHADASAELMRQLIANMKNADHSALAAAA, from the coding sequence ATGGCCGTACTGACTTACTCGACGGTTGTGAATGTCTACGAAGACACCAACCAGGATTTCGACATTGCCGCCTTGCTGCAGCAGGCCGGTTACACCGCCAACGGCGCGCTGACCATCCAGTCCCTCCTGGTCAGCGACGGAAACGGCGGTTACGTGCCGGCTCCCACGGCACTCTTCAGCCAGGTTGATGGCGACACGGTGCGTGTCTCCGCGGCGGCCGTGCCCAACTACTTTGGCAGCTTCGACACGCTGTCGTTGGTGTTCAGCACCGGCTCCGACGTGATCACCCTGAGCCTCAAGGTCATCATCGACCCGGTGAACGACGCGCCCAGCGGCGCCGACAGCACGGTCAGCCTCACCGACGGCGCCGCCTACGTGCTGAAGGAATCCGACTTCGGCTTCAGCGACGTCGACGGCAACAACTTCAAGTCCGTGGTGTTCGGCGCGCAGCCTGCCACGGGCCAGGCGCTGTACAACGGCGTGCCCATCACGCCCGGCACCGAGGTTTCGGTGGCGGACATCCGCGCCGGCCTGGTCACTTTCCAGCCCGCCCAGGGGGCCACCGGCACCGTCGGCCTGTCGTTCCAGGTGCGTGACGACGGCGGCCTCGTCGGCACCGGCGCAGCCGACCTCGACCCGACGCCCAACGTCCTCAGCTTCCAGCTGCCCGCGCTGGCCTCGATGGGCGACCGCGTCTGGCTCGACAGCAACGGCAATGGCCTGCAAGACAGCAGCGAAGCCGGCTTTTCCGGTGTCACGGTCAAGCTGCTGAACGCCAGCGGCGCCGTAGTGGCCACCACCACGACCGACGCGGCCGGCAACTACCTGTTCCAGGGCCTGCTGCCCGGCCAGTACAAGGTTCAGGTCGTCACCCCTGACGGCTACAAGTTCACCACCGCCGACGCCGGCACCAACGATGCGATCGACAGCGACGTGGTGTGGAACGGTACCGGCACCAACACCGGCACCAGCGCCCTCGTCACGCTGGCTGCCGGTGAGAACAACACCAGCGTCGACGCCGGCCTGAAGGTGTGCCTGGTCAAGGTGGGCGACACCATCTGGTGGGACGCCAACGGCAATGGCGTGCAGGACACCGGTGAACGCGGCGTGGCCGGCGTGAGCATCAAGCTGACCAGTGCGGGCAGCGACGGCGTCTTCGGCACCGCCGACGACTCGGTGCGCACCACCACCACCGACGCCAACGGCAAGTACGCCTTCGACGACGTGGCCTGGGGCAAGTACAAGCTCACGCTGGACACCCCGGACGGCTTCGCCGTCACCAAGGCCGACGCTGGCACCAACGATGCCGTCGACTCCGACTTCCGTGCCGTCACCACGACCACCTCGGTCAACCTGATCACCAACGGCAGCTTCGAGAACCTCGACTGCGGTGTGCCCGTGGGCTGGTGCGGCCTGGGCGACATCATCGAAGCCGGCAAGGCCAGCACGTACGGCGTCACCGGCGCCACCGGCTCCACCGTGGTGGAACTGGACGCGCGCTACACCTTCTCGCTGCTGGGCGGCACGGGCCTCTACCAGGACGTCAAGACCACCGCCGGCCAGAGCTACCAGCTGTCCGTCGATGTGGCTGCCCGCGCAGGCACCAAGCTCAGCACCAACACCGTTGAAGTGTGGTGGAACAACACCCGCATCGCCACCATCGACCCCACCAGCACCACGCTGAAGACCTACAGCTTCTCGGTGACCGGCACCGGTGCCAACGATCGCCTGTCGTTCCGCGAGCAGTGCGGTGACGACGACAGCGTCGGCGGCATCATCGACAACGTCAAGCTCATCGGCACCACCAGCAGCACCGTGTATGAAGCAGGCTTCCAGGTGGCCAGCTGCGACGACAACCTGACGCTGGACGGTGGCCTTGTCGTCACCAAGCCCGCCACCCTGGGCAACAAGGTGTGGTTCGACCAGGACGGCAACGGCTTGCAGGATGACTGCGAGCCCGGCGCTGCCGGCGTGACCGTTCGCCTGCTGGACGCAGCCGGCGCGGTGGTGGCCACCACCGTGACCGACTCCACCGGCGGCTACCTGTTCACCGGCCTGCCGCCCGGCCAGTACGCCGTGCAGGTCGTGGCGCCGGCGGGTCAGATGTTCACCTCGGCCAACATCGGCAGCAACGACGGCATCGACAGCGATGTGGTGTGGACCGGCAATGGCAACACCGCAACGTCCGGCCTGGTGACGCTGGCGGTCGGCGAAACCAACCTGACCGTGGACGCCGGCCTCAAGCCCATCGTTGCCAGCATCGGCGACCGTGTGTGGTCGGACACCAATGGCAACGGCCTGCAAGACGCTGGTGAAGGCGGCGTGGCAGGCGTATCGGTCAAGCTGATCGGCGCCGGCGTCGACGGCCTCTTCAACACGGCCGACGACACCTCGCGCGTGACGGTGACCGACGCCAATGGCAAGTACCTGTTCGACAACGTCGGCGTGGGCACCTACAAAGTCGCCATCGCGCTGCCCAGCGGCTACCTGCTGAGTGCCGCCGATGTCGGCAGCAACGATGCGATCGACTCCGACTTCCGGGCTGTCAGCTCTTACACCGCCGGCCCCAACTTGGTCACGAACGGCAGTTTCGAGGATGTAGCCGGCTGCGTTACGGGCTGGTCGACCTTGTCAGGCTACAACGTCCAGGCAGCCACTGGTCTTACCTGGGGCGTGACCGGTGTAAGCGGCGACCTGGCTGTCCAACTGGACTCCGAATACAACTGGGGCAAGGGCTCAGGCATCTACCAGGACGTCGTGACCGAGAAGGGGCAGACGTACCAGCTGTCGGTCGACCTGGCCAGCCGCGCCGGCACGTCCATCGACACCAACACGGTGGAGGTGTGGTGGAACGGCAGCCGGATCGCATCCATCGACCCGGCAACGACCAAGCTGACCACCTACACCTTCACGGTCACCGGTACCGGCGGCGCAGACCGCCTCACCTTCCGTGAGCAGGCCGGCGACGATGACGGTGTGGGTGGCATCATCGACAACGTGCGGCTCACCACCATGCCGTGGGCCTACGAGACGGCCGCCTTCCAGGTGACAAGCGCCACCGACAACCTGACGATCGATGCGGGGCTGACGCCGCATTCGGTGATTTCGCTGGTGGGCGCCAGTGCCATCTACGAAGGCTGCAGCGCCGGCTACCAGCTGACGCTGGACCACGCGTTGACGGTGGACACCAAGGTGTTCGTGTCCTTCACCAACGGCACGGCCACCATGGAGACCAACCCCGGCGCCTACGTGCCCTGGAACATGCCGTCCACCATCATCAACGACTACAGCGCGCGAGATGCCAACGGCAACTACGTGACGCAGTCGGGCGGTGGCTTCTACGTGACGATCAAGGCGGGCCAAGTCACCTCGGACACCTTCACGATCGATGCCTGGCAGGAGTACCCCAACAGCAAGCCCAACGTAGGTTTGGCCGAAGCGCCCTGGGAAACGCTGCAGATCAAACTCAGCGGCGGCAACAGCCTCACGGAATTTGCCGAGACCAGCAAGACCGTGTCGATCGGCGACACCACGACCTACAACACCTACAGCCCCATCGTGCTGGACCTGGACGGCAATGGCATCCAGACCAAGGCGCTGATCGACGCGGGCGGCACGTTCGACCTGCTGGGCACGGGCCAAGCGGTGAAGTCGGGCTGGATCTCCGGCGGTGACGGCTTCCTGGCGGTCGACGCCAACCACAACGGTCGCATCGACGACATCTCCGAGCTGTTCGGCAGCGCCGAGCGTGGCGTGGGCTTCGCCAAGCTGGCGTCGTTCGACAGCAATGGCGATGGCGTGGTCGACGCCAACGATGCGCGCTTCAGCGAATTGAGCATCTGGCAGGACGCGAATGGCAACCACCAGACCGACGCCGGTGAACTGCACACGCTGGCCGAGCTGGGCATCGCCAGCCTGAACACCGCCTACACGGACCTGGACCTGAACCAGCTGGGCAACCTGCTCGGCGAAGCCAGCACCGCCACCCGTGCCGACGGCAGCAGCATCGACATGGTGGACGTGTACTTCAACGTCTACGCCGACGAAGCTGCCGCCGCCAAGGCCGCACTGCCTGCGCTCGACGG